A window of the Nibribacter ruber genome harbors these coding sequences:
- a CDS encoding YhcH/YjgK/YiaL family protein, with protein sequence MVLDQLQHADRYTSLHPLFAQAFQFLREADVLNLPTGKHEILGQEVFALVSDEKGKPQEEAKLEAHLKYIDIQYVVKGIDRMGWKNLSECSAPSEPYVAEKDIAFYPDKTNTWLDVPAGSFTIFFPSDAHAPMATTHVVRKIVLKIAVA encoded by the coding sequence ATGGTTTTAGATCAACTCCAGCACGCAGACCGCTATACTTCTTTGCATCCTTTGTTTGCCCAGGCTTTTCAATTTTTGCGGGAGGCTGATGTCCTGAACCTTCCCACGGGAAAACATGAAATACTGGGGCAGGAAGTATTTGCTTTGGTCTCTGATGAAAAAGGCAAGCCGCAGGAAGAAGCCAAACTAGAAGCCCATCTTAAATACATTGACATCCAGTACGTGGTGAAGGGAATAGACCGCATGGGTTGGAAAAACCTATCTGAATGCAGCGCCCCTTCAGAACCGTATGTTGCAGAGAAAGACATCGCTTTCTACCCAGACAAAACCAATACCTGGCTAGACGTTCCGGCCGGGTCCTTCACCATTTTCTTTCCCTCAGACGCGCACGCGCCCATGGCCACTACCCACGTGGTCCGGAAGATTGTTTTGAAGATTGCCGTAGCTTAA
- a CDS encoding CPBP family intramembrane glutamic endopeptidase, with translation MAGIFVLLALSWLLLHFFRRTGLTVLGYVPIAKRFLQFLIGFFFAGAICLLIQVCHEAWQKAHWMVVPNATLKSVLYSFYWSFRSVLTEELLFRGALLYVLLQTIGSRKALALTAIAFGVYHWFSYGVFGNPFAMLIVFVSTGLMGWVWAYSYYKTASMALGIGLHLGWNFVYNLLSKGPLGDVWLKAQEGTQIDGWFSLVDFLMPILLVPLLSYWMVKFFFSDKALWYHLHLLR, from the coding sequence ATGGCAGGAATCTTTGTTCTTTTGGCCCTTTCCTGGCTTTTGCTTCACTTTTTCCGGCGCACTGGATTGACCGTATTGGGTTATGTGCCTATAGCTAAGAGGTTCTTACAATTCCTGATAGGTTTCTTTTTTGCGGGAGCAATCTGCCTGCTTATACAAGTATGCCATGAAGCATGGCAAAAAGCCCATTGGATGGTGGTGCCCAACGCTACTTTAAAATCAGTCCTTTACTCTTTTTACTGGTCTTTCAGGTCAGTGCTAACAGAAGAGCTACTATTCAGGGGAGCTCTGTTGTATGTGTTACTGCAAACAATTGGCTCGCGCAAGGCCTTGGCCTTAACTGCCATCGCTTTTGGAGTGTATCACTGGTTCTCTTATGGAGTTTTCGGGAATCCCTTTGCTATGCTCATAGTCTTTGTGAGCACAGGGCTGATGGGTTGGGTATGGGCTTATTCTTACTACAAGACCGCGTCTATGGCCTTGGGCATTGGCCTGCATCTGGGCTGGAATTTCGTCTACAACCTGCTGTCTAAGGGCCCGCTGGGCGATGTTTGGCTAAAGGCGCAGGAAGGAACTCAAATTGACGGATGGTTCTCTTTAGTAGATTTCCTTATGCCCATTTTACTTGTTCCACTGCTCTCCTACTGGATGGTAAAATTCTTCTTTTCTGATAAAGCACTATGGTATCATCTGCACCTCCTCCGGTGA
- a CDS encoding glycoside hydrolase family 15 protein: MSYQPIENYGIIGDLNTVALVGLNGSIDFMCFPNFDSPSIFAALLDDEKGGSFELCPLFKERKTKQLYLPDTNVLLTRFLSPEGVAEITDFMPVEELYNGKELIRRVTTIRGEVRFQMKCQPRFNYGQSAHTVEQVSEKEVLFTSDEDEKTVLRLISTVPLQVDGADVWADFTLHPTQTADFLLEHVEKEPVGDRDFEAFITQSLFETVNYWKNWIAQSIYRGRWQDMVNRSALVLKLLTSHKYGSIVAAPTFSLPESIGAGRNFDYRYTWIRDASFSVYALIRLGYTKEAGAFMHWVERLCQDIKGQNRLGIMYSIDGHRQLEEKTLEHLEGYRQSAPVRIGNDAYGQLQLDIYGELLDSVYLYDKYGDPISFDFWKDLENQINWLSDHWQQPDEGIWEVRGGRKHFLYSRLLCWVAFDRALKIAESRSFPHNEKWRVERDKIFNSIFTDFWDEEKQAFMQYPGAQTVDASTLLMPLVRFISPKDPKWLSTLDRIEKELVSDSLVYRYLPDMAAPDGFVSHEGTFSMCSFWYVECLSRSGQLEKARFYFEKMLGYANHLGLYAEQLGFQGEHLGNFPQAFTHLGLISAAYNLDKQLNDSRNKDVNNH, encoded by the coding sequence ATGAGTTATCAGCCCATAGAGAATTACGGCATTATTGGAGATTTAAATACGGTGGCACTGGTGGGCCTGAACGGCTCCATTGACTTCATGTGTTTCCCCAACTTTGATTCGCCCAGCATTTTTGCCGCGCTCTTGGATGATGAGAAAGGAGGTAGTTTTGAACTGTGCCCGCTCTTCAAGGAAAGAAAAACCAAGCAGCTGTACCTACCTGACACCAATGTGCTCTTGACCAGGTTCCTTTCGCCGGAAGGGGTAGCAGAGATCACGGATTTTATGCCGGTAGAAGAGCTGTACAATGGCAAAGAACTCATTCGGCGGGTGACCACCATTAGGGGCGAGGTGCGGTTTCAGATGAAGTGCCAGCCTAGGTTTAACTACGGGCAGAGCGCGCACACTGTAGAACAGGTTTCTGAAAAGGAGGTGTTGTTTACTTCGGATGAAGATGAAAAAACGGTCCTCCGCCTGATTAGCACCGTGCCGTTGCAAGTGGATGGCGCAGACGTGTGGGCAGACTTTACTTTACACCCCACTCAAACCGCCGATTTCCTTCTGGAGCATGTAGAAAAGGAGCCTGTGGGCGATCGGGATTTTGAGGCCTTTATCACTCAAAGCCTTTTTGAGACGGTCAACTACTGGAAGAACTGGATAGCACAGTCCATCTACCGGGGCCGCTGGCAGGACATGGTCAATCGGTCTGCCTTGGTTCTAAAGCTGCTCACCTCACACAAATACGGTTCTATTGTGGCTGCCCCCACGTTCAGTTTGCCAGAGAGCATTGGCGCAGGCAGAAACTTTGACTACCGGTACACCTGGATTAGGGATGCTTCTTTTTCTGTGTATGCCTTAATCCGGTTGGGCTACACCAAAGAAGCGGGCGCGTTCATGCACTGGGTAGAAAGGCTCTGCCAGGACATAAAAGGCCAGAACCGGTTGGGCATCATGTATTCCATTGACGGGCACCGCCAGTTGGAGGAGAAGACCCTGGAGCATCTGGAAGGCTACCGGCAGTCTGCTCCAGTGCGTATTGGCAATGACGCGTATGGGCAGTTACAGCTAGACATTTACGGCGAACTGCTGGACTCTGTCTATCTCTATGACAAGTACGGCGATCCCATTTCCTTTGACTTCTGGAAGGACCTGGAGAACCAGATAAACTGGCTTAGCGACCATTGGCAACAACCAGACGAAGGCATTTGGGAAGTACGCGGCGGCCGGAAGCATTTCCTGTATTCAAGGCTCTTGTGCTGGGTGGCCTTTGACCGGGCCCTCAAAATAGCGGAAAGCCGATCCTTCCCTCACAATGAAAAATGGCGGGTAGAGCGGGACAAGATCTTCAACAGCATTTTCACTGATTTCTGGGATGAGGAAAAGCAGGCATTTATGCAGTACCCCGGCGCCCAGACTGTAGATGCCTCTACCTTGCTCATGCCGCTGGTGAGGTTTATCAGTCCTAAAGACCCAAAGTGGCTATCCACGCTGGACCGCATTGAGAAAGAACTGGTCTCAGATTCCTTGGTGTACCGCTACTTGCCAGACATGGCCGCGCCCGATGGGTTTGTGAGCCATGAAGGCACATTTTCCATGTGCTCCTTTTGGTACGTAGAATGTCTGTCGCGCTCAGGGCAGTTGGAGAAGGCCAGGTTCTACTTTGAGAAAATGCTGGGGTATGCTAACCATTTAGGGCTATATGCTGAGCAGCTAGGGTTTCAGGGTGAGCATCTGGGTAATTTTCCGCAGGCCTTTACGCATCTGGGCCTGATCAGTGCCGCCTACAACCTGGACAAACAACTGAATGACAGCCGGAACAAAGACGTCAACAACCACTAA
- a CDS encoding ABC transporter ATP-binding protein — MNIILNIQNLSKTYQSAGNTLTVLDNVNFSVEEGSTVAIVGPSGSGKTTLLGLCAGLDRSSAGRVELNGIALDGLSEDQRAQVRNQYVGFIFQNFQLLPTLTALENVMVPLELRGERNIRSRSMELLEKVGLGQRHHHYPAQLSGGEQQRVSLARAFSNQPKILFADEPTGNLDAETSEKVVKLLFDLNREAGTTLILVTHDLDLASKTQRILKVKGGHLVSDELVVNA; from the coding sequence GTGAATATCATTCTGAACATACAAAACCTGAGCAAAACCTACCAAAGCGCGGGCAACACCCTTACCGTACTGGACAACGTTAATTTCTCCGTAGAGGAAGGATCCACCGTGGCCATTGTGGGCCCTTCGGGAAGCGGAAAGACGACGCTGCTGGGACTGTGCGCCGGCTTGGACCGCTCTAGTGCCGGACGGGTGGAGCTGAACGGCATTGCCCTGGACGGACTTTCTGAGGACCAGCGCGCGCAGGTGCGCAACCAGTACGTGGGTTTCATCTTTCAGAATTTCCAGCTATTGCCAACCCTTACGGCTCTAGAAAACGTGATGGTGCCCCTGGAATTGAGAGGCGAAAGAAATATCAGGAGCCGCTCCATGGAACTGCTGGAGAAAGTAGGCTTGGGGCAGCGGCATCACCACTATCCAGCGCAATTGTCTGGAGGGGAGCAGCAACGGGTTTCCCTGGCCAGAGCCTTCTCCAACCAGCCAAAAATCCTCTTCGCCGATGAACCCACCGGAAACCTTGACGCCGAAACCAGTGAGAAAGTAGTGAAGCTTTTATTTGACCTGAACCGCGAAGCCGGCACTACCCTCATTCTGGTAACCCATGACCTGGACCTGGCCTCCAAAACACAGCGCATTCTTAAAGTAAAAGGAGGGCATCTGGTCTCAGATGAACTCGTGGTGAACGCGTAA
- a CDS encoding arylesterase, which yields MIHKNVFLLALLLWCLTACSQKKEERSTTDSQAMKEDTPAPAKTKNILFFGNSLTAGYGLTQAEAFPALLQQKFDSLGLPYKAINAGLSGETTAGGKNRIDWLLRQPVDVFVLELGANDGLRGIPPQETTRNLQTIVDKVKAKYPEAQLVMLGMEVPPNMGGTYASQFRVIFREIASKNNMTLVPFLLEGVAGIRSLNLPDGVHPTAAGQKILAENVWEELKTIL from the coding sequence ATGATCCATAAAAACGTGTTCTTGCTGGCCCTGCTGCTTTGGTGCCTGACGGCCTGCTCCCAGAAAAAAGAAGAACGCTCAACCACAGACTCCCAAGCCATGAAAGAAGATACGCCGGCCCCGGCCAAAACCAAAAACATATTATTCTTCGGGAACAGCCTGACGGCGGGCTACGGCCTCACACAAGCCGAGGCCTTCCCAGCCCTGCTCCAGCAAAAGTTTGATTCGCTGGGATTACCCTATAAAGCCATAAATGCAGGCCTGAGCGGCGAAACCACCGCCGGCGGCAAGAACCGCATTGACTGGCTTCTGCGGCAGCCTGTAGATGTGTTTGTGCTGGAACTGGGTGCCAATGACGGCCTGCGCGGCATTCCGCCCCAGGAAACCACCCGAAACCTGCAAACCATTGTAGACAAGGTGAAAGCCAAATACCCAGAGGCCCAACTAGTCATGCTGGGCATGGAAGTGCCTCCAAACATGGGCGGTACGTATGCCAGCCAGTTCCGGGTGATTTTCAGGGAAATAGCCTCCAAAAACAACATGACCCTGGTGCCTTTCTTGCTGGAGGGTGTGGCGGGCATCCGGTCCCTTAACCTACCGGATGGCGTTCACCCCACGGCCGCCGGTCAGAAGATTCTGGCAGAGAACGTCTGGGAGGAGTTGAAAACTATCCTGTAA
- a CDS encoding TIGR01777 family oxidoreductase, whose amino-acid sequence MAKIVLAGGSGFIGQLLTQHFTAIGDQVVILTRKPGASTNQVQHVYWDGATAGPWVQHLEQATVLINLTGKSVNCRYTAKNKQEIISSRVNATHALGDALRQLQNPPRLWMNASSATIYRHAQDGPQDELTGEIGTGFSVDVCTAWENAFYTQNTPGTRKIALRLAIVLDKDGGVMPYYLNLARLGLGGWQGNGLQCFSWIHSRDVISSIDFLIAHEDLEGDFNLSSPQPIPNHRFMYSIRQALKISFGLKASKWMLEIGAFFLRTETELLLKSRWVVPARLQQAGYTFNVSTIDEAIQLCTSTPSKQVLNHPKTTAKRPNSPYLSLPKNHVSGIPFQGPIL is encoded by the coding sequence ATGGCCAAGATTGTATTAGCAGGAGGCAGCGGATTCATAGGACAGCTCCTCACCCAGCATTTCACTGCCATAGGCGACCAGGTAGTAATTCTCACCAGAAAGCCCGGCGCCTCTACCAACCAGGTGCAACACGTTTATTGGGATGGCGCCACTGCCGGGCCTTGGGTACAACATTTGGAGCAGGCAACTGTCTTGATCAACCTGACCGGTAAAAGCGTAAACTGCCGCTATACAGCCAAGAACAAACAAGAAATCATATCGTCCAGAGTGAATGCCACACACGCCTTGGGTGACGCGCTACGGCAATTGCAAAACCCGCCCCGCCTCTGGATGAACGCCTCCTCTGCCACCATTTACCGGCATGCGCAAGATGGTCCTCAGGATGAACTCACCGGTGAGATTGGTACCGGCTTTTCAGTGGACGTCTGCACCGCCTGGGAAAATGCTTTTTACACGCAAAATACCCCTGGCACCCGTAAGATAGCCCTCCGTTTGGCCATAGTCCTGGACAAAGACGGCGGCGTGATGCCCTATTATCTGAATCTGGCTCGCCTAGGTTTGGGTGGCTGGCAAGGAAACGGGCTGCAGTGCTTCAGCTGGATTCATTCCCGGGACGTCATCAGCAGCATTGATTTTTTGATAGCGCATGAAGACCTGGAGGGCGACTTCAACCTCTCTTCACCCCAACCTATTCCCAACCACCGGTTCATGTACAGCATACGGCAGGCGCTGAAAATTTCCTTTGGGTTGAAGGCGAGTAAATGGATGCTGGAGATAGGCGCTTTCTTTTTAAGAACAGAAACAGAGCTACTACTAAAAAGCCGCTGGGTAGTACCAGCCCGGTTGCAACAAGCAGGTTACACCTTTAACGTGAGCACCATTGACGAGGCCATTCAATTATGCACTTCAACTCCATCTAAACAAGTATTGAACCATCCTAAAACAACAGCAAAGAGACCAAATTCTCCTTACCTTTCACTTCCTAAAAACCATGTTTCGGGAATACCCTTCCAAGGCCCTATTCTTTAA
- a CDS encoding GbsR/MarR family transcriptional regulator: protein MELAEAKQKFIEAWGKLGSEWGINRTMAQVHALLLVSPDALTTEQVMERLQISRGNANMTLRDLINWGLIEKQHRSGERKEYFFAEKDVWTIARQVAKERKRRELEPVLKLLNQLQEVEGNEQDPEYSTFKKSVTDINKLAGNVDKTLETMLKAEENWFFGSIFKLFK, encoded by the coding sequence ATGGAGTTAGCAGAAGCGAAGCAGAAATTCATTGAAGCATGGGGTAAGTTGGGGTCTGAATGGGGCATCAATCGCACCATGGCTCAGGTGCATGCGCTGCTTTTGGTCTCGCCGGATGCCCTGACTACGGAGCAAGTGATGGAACGGCTTCAGATTTCGCGCGGCAACGCCAACATGACCCTCAGAGACCTGATCAATTGGGGCCTGATTGAGAAGCAGCACCGCAGCGGCGAACGCAAAGAATACTTCTTCGCTGAAAAAGACGTCTGGACCATTGCCCGCCAAGTAGCCAAAGAACGCAAGCGACGTGAGTTAGAGCCAGTCTTGAAACTTTTGAATCAGTTGCAGGAAGTGGAAGGCAATGAACAGGATCCTGAATACAGCACGTTCAAGAAGTCGGTGACGGACATTAACAAGCTGGCAGGCAACGTAGATAAAACCTTAGAGACTATGCTCAAAGCGGAAGAGAACTGGTTCTTCGGGTCCATTTTCAAGCTATTCAAATAG
- a CDS encoding HipA family kinase, translating to MKEYSPELRKVQVTRYVTPLREGGSLPAIVEADDEFLYVLKFRGAGQGIKALMAELIAGELARVLGLRMPELVFAHLDEAFGRTEPDEEIQDLLRFSEGWNLGLHYLKGAITFDALVNSVAPLLASQIVWLDCLITNVDRTARNTNMLMWHKELWLIDHGAAFYFHHNWPNIEEQAKRPFAQIKDHVLLAQASELETVDSVFKALLTPEIIRTIVGLIPEDWLNAVDSPFETAEAHRNAYIQFLETRLQHSHIFVTEANHARKALI from the coding sequence ATGAAAGAATATTCCCCAGAACTCAGGAAGGTGCAGGTGACACGCTATGTCACTCCCTTACGCGAAGGCGGTTCATTACCCGCCATTGTGGAAGCTGACGATGAGTTCCTATATGTCTTAAAATTCAGAGGAGCAGGCCAGGGTATAAAAGCCTTAATGGCTGAGCTCATTGCCGGCGAACTGGCCCGGGTGTTGGGCTTGCGAATGCCGGAATTGGTGTTCGCGCACCTAGATGAAGCGTTTGGGCGCACCGAGCCTGATGAGGAAATTCAAGATTTATTGCGCTTCTCTGAAGGCTGGAACCTGGGTCTACACTACCTCAAAGGCGCGATTACTTTTGACGCGCTGGTGAACTCCGTGGCGCCATTGCTGGCCTCGCAGATTGTGTGGCTGGACTGCCTTATCACCAACGTAGACCGCACCGCCCGCAACACCAACATGCTCATGTGGCACAAGGAACTCTGGCTCATTGACCACGGCGCGGCTTTCTACTTTCACCACAACTGGCCCAACATTGAAGAACAAGCCAAGCGTCCTTTTGCGCAGATAAAGGACCACGTGCTGCTGGCCCAAGCCTCAGAACTAGAAACCGTGGACTCCGTCTTCAAAGCCCTGCTCACGCCAGAAATCATCAGAACCATTGTTGGGCTTATCCCTGAAGATTGGTTGAACGCCGTGGATTCTCCTTTTGAGACCGCCGAGGCCCATAGGAACGCCTACATCCAGTTCCTGGAGACCCGCCTTCAACATTCTCACATCTTTGTAACCGAAGCCAACCATGCAAGAAAAGCACTTATTTGA
- a CDS encoding glucose 1-dehydrogenase encodes MQKSPQTVLITGASSGIGQGIAIAFGQQGANVIINYFGDEEGARYTLDQVQKGGGNGIIYQADVSQEDQVIQMFKAAVDEFKTLDVVVNNAGIQKDNEFADMTLEQWNKVISTNLTGYFLCSRESIKLFDQKPATGAEGTARGNILFISSVHDIIPWAGHVNYASSKGGILMLLKSLALEVAPKKIRVNGISPGAIATYINDDVWKDEEKRKELLKLIPYRRIGSPEDVAKVAVWLASEDSDYITGTTIYVDGGMTLYPGFVDNG; translated from the coding sequence ATGCAGAAATCTCCCCAAACCGTTTTAATTACTGGCGCCAGCTCGGGCATTGGACAAGGCATTGCCATTGCCTTCGGGCAGCAGGGCGCCAATGTCATTATCAACTATTTCGGTGATGAAGAAGGAGCCCGCTACACCTTGGACCAAGTGCAGAAAGGCGGCGGAAATGGCATCATCTACCAAGCCGATGTAAGCCAAGAAGACCAGGTGATTCAAATGTTCAAAGCCGCGGTAGATGAATTCAAAACTCTGGACGTGGTGGTTAACAACGCCGGCATCCAGAAGGACAATGAGTTTGCTGATATGACCCTGGAGCAATGGAACAAGGTGATCAGCACCAATCTCACCGGCTATTTTCTGTGCTCCCGCGAGTCCATCAAGCTCTTTGACCAGAAGCCAGCCACTGGGGCAGAAGGAACCGCCAGGGGCAACATTCTTTTCATCAGTTCTGTGCATGACATTATCCCCTGGGCGGGGCACGTGAACTATGCCTCGTCCAAAGGCGGAATTCTCATGCTGTTAAAGTCTCTGGCCCTGGAAGTGGCTCCCAAGAAAATACGCGTGAATGGTATCTCGCCCGGCGCCATAGCCACTTATATAAATGATGATGTCTGGAAGGACGAAGAAAAGAGAAAAGAACTCTTGAAACTGATCCCTTACCGCCGCATAGGGTCTCCTGAAGACGTAGCCAAAGTAGCCGTCTGGCTGGCCTCTGAAGACAGCGATTACATCACGGGCACCACCATTTACGTGGACGGTGGCATGACCTTGTACCCGGGTTTCGTGGACAACGGGTAA
- a CDS encoding nuclear transport factor 2 family protein produces MRRNFLTSLFLVATGLAIFSCSVSKPTAPLPINPYKPENAELYKTIASLDSTYFAAYNSCNMSKQAELYAEDIEFFHDRGGLMTSKKDLLASIEKNICGKVTRTLVKGSLEVYPIKDYGAVEIGYHSFYNNQEPDAPMHPSKFIMMWRLKDGQWKISKVISLH; encoded by the coding sequence ATGAGAAGAAATTTCCTTACTAGCTTATTTCTAGTTGCCACGGGGCTTGCTATCTTTTCTTGTTCCGTATCAAAGCCTACCGCTCCTCTACCTATCAATCCTTACAAACCAGAAAACGCAGAACTTTATAAAACTATAGCATCCTTAGACAGTACCTATTTTGCCGCTTACAATTCTTGCAATATGTCCAAGCAAGCTGAATTGTATGCCGAGGATATTGAGTTCTTCCATGACCGCGGCGGCCTGATGACATCCAAAAAGGACCTACTGGCAAGTATTGAGAAAAATATATGTGGTAAAGTCACCCGCACATTGGTAAAAGGAAGCTTAGAAGTTTATCCTATTAAGGATTATGGAGCCGTAGAGATTGGATATCACTCCTTCTACAACAACCAGGAACCAGATGCCCCCATGCACCCCTCTAAGTTTATCATGATGTGGCGTTTAAAAGATGGACAATGGAAGATTAGCAAGGTAATTAGCCTGCATTAA
- a CDS encoding GNAT family N-acetyltransferase, giving the protein MPVPVQFRPIEARDNKALAALIRQVFREFKIDRPGTVYTDPTTDNLYDLFQTPGSAYLVAEENGEIIGGCGVFPTEGLPTGYAELVKFYLAAEARGKGIGYELLLQNIGLAKELGYTHLYLESFPELAKAVSMYEKAGFNPIDHALGNSGHFACNIWMVKQL; this is encoded by the coding sequence ATGCCCGTTCCCGTTCAGTTCAGACCCATAGAAGCCAGAGACAACAAAGCCCTAGCCGCCCTAATCCGTCAGGTGTTCAGAGAATTCAAGATTGATCGACCTGGCACCGTTTACACAGACCCCACCACCGACAATTTGTATGACCTCTTCCAGACACCCGGCAGTGCCTATTTGGTAGCTGAAGAAAACGGAGAAATCATAGGTGGTTGCGGCGTCTTCCCAACAGAAGGCTTACCTACAGGCTACGCCGAGCTGGTGAAGTTTTACCTGGCGGCAGAAGCCAGAGGAAAAGGCATTGGCTATGAGTTGTTGTTGCAAAACATAGGCCTGGCCAAAGAATTAGGCTACACGCATCTCTATCTGGAGTCCTTCCCAGAACTGGCCAAAGCCGTGAGCATGTATGAGAAAGCGGGTTTTAATCCAATAGACCATGCGCTGGGAAACTCGGGTCACTTTGCCTGTAATATTTGGATGGTAAAGCAATTGTGA
- a CDS encoding DUF3037 domain-containing protein — MQEKHLFEYAVLRVVPCVEREEFLNVGVILYCASKGFLQTVFDVNENKLKAFAPELDLEELRERLCAFQRICAGRKEGGTIGQLAVASRFRWLAATRSTVVQTSATHPGLCTDPQQTLDHLFTQLVK, encoded by the coding sequence ATGCAAGAAAAGCACTTATTTGAGTACGCTGTGCTCCGGGTAGTGCCTTGCGTGGAGCGCGAAGAGTTTCTAAACGTGGGCGTCATTCTGTACTGCGCCTCCAAGGGATTTCTGCAGACTGTTTTTGATGTGAATGAGAACAAGTTAAAAGCTTTCGCCCCTGAGCTGGACTTAGAAGAATTAAGGGAGCGCCTGTGCGCTTTTCAGCGGATTTGTGCCGGACGCAAAGAAGGCGGAACCATTGGTCAATTAGCCGTAGCCTCCCGGTTCAGGTGGTTGGCGGCCACGCGAAGCACGGTGGTGCAGACGTCTGCCACGCACCCAGGCTTGTGCACTGACCCACAACAGACGTTGGACCACTTATTCACCCAGTTGGTTAAGTAA
- a CDS encoding YqjF family protein, with protein MQNTFLQAEWRKLILANYEIDPAILVKYLPAGTELDFWKGTCFVSLVGFMFQDTKLKGLPIPFHTDFEEVNLRFYVKRLENGIYKRGVVFIKEIVPKPALSLVANVIYGEPYVTARMKHSWVHKEVALEVEYQWKKNVWHSLKVAAASNCIPITEYSEAEFITEHYWGYTKRTQKKTSVYEVTHPRWDMYPVSDYSIQVDFQLNYGADFGFLSTATPTSVFLAEGSPIIVKVGSVLNL; from the coding sequence ATGCAAAATACCTTCTTACAGGCTGAGTGGAGAAAACTTATTTTAGCTAATTATGAAATTGACCCGGCCATTTTAGTCAAATACCTGCCAGCGGGAACAGAATTAGACTTTTGGAAGGGCACCTGCTTTGTAAGTTTAGTTGGTTTTATGTTCCAGGACACTAAGTTAAAAGGCCTCCCAATTCCTTTTCACACAGATTTTGAAGAAGTCAACCTTCGGTTTTATGTGAAGCGGTTAGAGAATGGTATTTATAAACGAGGGGTGGTGTTTATAAAAGAAATTGTGCCCAAGCCCGCGCTCAGTTTGGTTGCCAATGTCATCTATGGAGAACCTTATGTGACGGCACGCATGAAGCATTCTTGGGTGCATAAGGAGGTTGCTTTAGAGGTGGAATACCAATGGAAAAAGAACGTCTGGCATTCATTAAAGGTAGCAGCAGCCTCCAACTGTATTCCTATTACTGAATATAGCGAAGCCGAATTTATCACCGAGCATTACTGGGGCTATACAAAACGCACTCAGAAGAAAACCTCAGTGTATGAAGTAACGCATCCCAGGTGGGACATGTATCCGGTAAGTGATTATTCCATCCAAGTAGATTTCCAGTTAAATTATGGTGCTGATTTTGGTTTTCTATCTACTGCTACCCCAACTTCTGTGTTTTTAGCCGAAGGATCACCTATTATTGTGAAAGTGGGCAGCGTATTAAACCTTTAA